A genome region from Purpureocillium takamizusanense chromosome 8, complete sequence includes the following:
- a CDS encoding uncharacterized protein (EggNog:ENOG503P47T~COG:S) → MSNSSKRSARVAHVEDAREDDSNSSLEGIESTRRYAVSEAPGKERPNTGKSRADKRPPVSRSPSSSAGAGLMDESSDSTARSSERAPDSRRRSARRDTIDPDGRDQYREERRRERRAKEEEADRRAKAAAVAAKEREAKARQKTRPPGPKHSATQPVVQQPGYMRGRVEDPAFYGVKQPASSGGRPRAKTRPATFYAGQPAGPQMMPPGGFRPGAGHPPPFPVGSFPPPPPMWSGAAGSPGGFGPPPPSPAGPPPAAYFDQHSHLKQRFDPRPSSAMGYQRPPQALEYHHDDYADETAPRVSRRPSRSKKLDEDSRRMPPPSYIPPRPQSAMPPPTTPFRPPPHRPPSRQTHSRPPPSNRRSLGFEEPVYHDPEYYDDDDDDDGGLFQISPNASYDQRRAVVPRARRASMVYDQADYEIVPAGNRTRRSSMYTPGGLASGGASLGNSKLSAAKKYQDEVSGGSQMPLTAETLRKVMKRGGVPSSRSTRSSDSRDDSEYKRSNTTGLTQSSYGGNEEITIKVPGNTVVRFQGAEIECSHEGGEITWSSRPTGSRAGSDRASTIYQQLEDSMALEDSRSRMERKALPHRPRAPSQADSHSRGYGPPHAPYDPYAHGNVF, encoded by the coding sequence ATGTCCAACAGCTCCAAGAGGAGCGCGAGGGTCGCACacgtcgaggatgcccgGGAGGACGACTCCAACAGCTCCCTCGAGGGGATTGAAAGCACCCGCAGGTATGCCGTCTCTGAGGCTCCTGGCAAGGAGCGCCCCAACACCGGCAAATCACGCGCCGATAAGCGACCGCCCGTTTCGAggtccccgtcgtcctccgccggcgcaggtCTAATGGACGAGTCGTCCGACTCTACGGCCCGCTCCTCCGAGAGGGCACCAGACTCGAGACGGCGATCCGCGAGGAGGGACACAATCGATCCAGATGGTCGAGATCAATACCGTGAGGAGAGGAggcgagagcggcgggccaaggaggaagaggccgacAGACGAGCCAAGGcggccgctgttgctgccaaAGAGCGAGAGGCAAAGGCACGTCAGAAAACCAGGCCACCTGGCCCAAAGCACTCGGCCACGCAACCCGTCGTCCAGCAACCCGGGTACATGAGAGGTCGCGTCGAGGACCCAGCATTCTATGGCGTGAAGCAGCCTGCCTCTTCAGGtggccgacctcgagccAAGACACGGCCGGCAACCTTCTACGCAGGCCAACCCGCTGGACCCCAGATGATGCCGCCCGGCGGCTTTCGTCCCGGAGCGGGCCATCCGCCGCCTTTTCCGGTTGGAAGcttcccgccgcctcctcccatGTGGTCAGGCGCCGCAGGTTCGCCAGGCGGCTTtggaccaccaccaccctcgccGGCTGGGCCACCTCCAGCTGCCTACTTTGACCAGCACAGCCACTTGAAACAGCGCTTCGATCCGCGTCCCTCGTCCGCCATGGGATaccagcggccgccgcaggcatTGGAATATCATCATGACGACTACGCCGACGAAACGGCCCCACGAGTTAGTCGGCGGCCATCCCGTTCCAAAAAGCTCGATGAAGATTCCAGACGGATGCCACCGCCAAGCTATATCCCACCCCGGCCTCagtcggcgatgccgccaccCACGACGCCGTTTCGACCTCCGCCTCATCGGCCCCCTTCGCGACAGACTCACTCTCGGCCACCGCCTTCGAACAGGAGGTCGCTGGGCTTTGAAGAACCCGTCTACCACGACCCTGAGTActacgatgacgacgatgacgacgatggtgggCTGTTCCAGATTTCGCCCAACGCATCGTATGACCAGCGTCGAGCCGTCGTTCCTCGTGCGAGGCGTGCGTCTATGGTGTACGACCAGGCCGATTACGAGATCGTCCCGGCTGGAAATCGCACTCGTCGTTCGTCCATGTATACTCCTGGCGGATTGGCCTCGGGAGGGGCGAGTCTCGGGAATAGCAAGCTGAGCGCGGCGAAGAAGTACCAGGACGAGGTTAGCGGCGGGTCACAGATGCCActgacggccgagacgctcCGGAAAGTGATGAAGCGAGGCGGCGTGCCAAGTAGCCGATCGAcacgcagcagcgacagccgAGACGACAGCGAATACAAGCGCAGCAACACGACTGGACTCACGCAATCGTCGTACGGCGGCAATGAGGAAATCACTATCAAGGTCCCTGGCAACACTGTTGTGCGATTTCAAGGCGCTGAGATCGAATGCAGCCACGAAGGCGGCGAGATTACCTGGTCAAGTCGTCcgacgggctcgcgggcCGGGAGTGATAGGGCCAGCACCATCTATCAACAGCTCGAGGACTCGATGGCGCTCGAGGACTCGCGTAGCCGCATGGAACGCAAGGCTTTGCCGCATCGGCCCCGTGCGCCGAGTCAAGCAGACTCGCATAGCCGCGGTTATGGACCGCCACATGCCCCTTATGACCCGTACGCTCACGGAAACGTATTCTGA
- the ssh4 gene encoding Protein ssh4 (EggNog:ENOG503NZ1J~TransMembrane:1 (i7-33o)~COG:S) gives MAAPSSAFTGIIIGLVSSFGSIILIALVVFIFWASGCAGSGRILLDRFGRPGEYDDEQAFAREEAEALETMDDMARTEYLRAKAFVTANPPESVQTDISLSQYLAIQEKGVSAWEFEPELEIANCFVEARTEIEFFDSECTVMCNLPVPKQNDVYYWEAKVYEKPENTLLAIGMATKPYPLFRLPGYHKYSVAYHSDGSRHYNQPFGKTPYGPNLVQGDVIGVGYRPRTGAIFFTRNGKRLEEVVHGLKAQNFFPAVGANGPAVVHVNLGQSGFVFIEANVKKWGLAPVTGSLAPPPPYGSEQGSILLETGTKDGVAPGLGRPHGQSISGSPYHVQPGGSHLNAQHGRTRSGNFRVLPPTSPGPIRSPTDISLAQLVPNDDNGEPSGSGIVHQQEEHPGNPLHLHLEDATNPPPDYASPTHSEEGGSRRSSSDEDAPLIRVVNRNRGDSSATVVPVHSMPPHPHPPVPSYSDAVRDGAGRHRQESPDTSSTDSSSSNGDSESS, from the exons ATGGCTGCCCCGTCGTCCGCCTTCACCGGCATCATCATTGGCCTCGTGTCGTCGTTTGGCtccatcatcctcatcgccctcgtcgtcttcatcttcTGGGCTTCGGGATGCGCTGGCTCCGGTCGCATCCTGCTGGACCGCTTCGGCAGGCCCGGCGAGtatgacgacgagcaggcgtTTGcccgggaggaggcggaggcgctcgagaCCATGGATGACATGGCTCGAACAGAGTACCTCCGCGCAAAGG CCTTCGTCACTGCCAACCCTCCCGAGTCCGTGCAGACCGACATCTCGCTGTCACAGTACCTCGCCATACAGGAAAAGGGCGTCTCGGCTTGGGAGTTTGAGCCTGAGCTAGAGATTGCCAACTgcttcgtcgaggcccgcACCGAGATTGAGTTCTTCGACTCAGAATGCACCGTCATGTGCAACCTGCCCGTGCCCAAACAAAACGACGTCTACTACTGGGAGGCCAAGGTCTACGAGAAGCCCGAAAACACCTTGCTCGCCATCGGcatggcgacgaagccgtaTCCACTGTTTCGGCTACCCG GCTACCACAAGTACTCAGTCGCGTACCACTCTGATGGCTCTCGCCACTACAACCAGCCCTTCGGCAAGACCCCCTACGGTCCAAATCTCGTCCAAGGCGACGTCATTGGCGTCGGCTACCGGCCCAGGACCGGTGCCATTTTCTTCACCCGCAACGGCAAGCGCCTCGAAGAGGTCGTACACGGGCTCAAGGCCCAAAACTTCTTTCCCGCGGTAGGGGCGAACGGCCCGGCCGTCGTGCACGTCAACCTCGGGCAGTCAGGCTTCGTCTTCATCGAAGCCAACGTCAAGAAGTGGGGTTTGGCACCTGTCACCGGcagcctcgcgccgccgccgccctacGGCTCAGAGCAGGGTAGTATACTGCTCGAGACGGGCaccaaggacggcgtcgctccgggcctcggccgcccgcaTGGACAGTCAATCAGCGGCTCGCCCTACCACGTTCAAcccggcggcagccatcTCAACGCTCAGCACGGCCGCACCCGCAGCGGCAATTTCAGAGTTCTCCCTCCCACGAGCCCGGGCCCCATCCGGAGCCCGACGGACATTTCTCTGGCGCAGCTGGTGCCCAATGATGACAACGGCGAGCCGAGCGGCAGTGGCATTGTGCAtcagcaggaggagcaccCCGGCAACCCGCTGCACCTGCATTTAGAGGATGCGACGAACCCGCCACCGGACTACGCGAGCCCAACGCATTCGGAGGAGGGCGGTAGTCGGAGGAGtagcagcgacgaggacgcgccgCTGATACGCGTGGTGAACCGCAACCGGGGGgactcgtcggcgacggtggttCCCGTGCACAGCATGCCGCCACACCCACACCCTCCGGTCCCGAGCTacagcgacgccgtccgtGACGGAGCTGGCCGTCACCGACAGGAAAGCCCCGACACGAGCTCGacggacagcagcagcagcaacggcgatTCTGAGTCCAGCTGA
- a CDS encoding uncharacterized protein (EggNog:ENOG503P4RX~TransMembrane:1 (o60-83i)) translates to MAPTIAHALRSIIASGPTAGSLGGEDGPLAEASRLLLARSAKESTDPSHGVLDPHDISNVGFFVLFALIGVGFVATGIWFFFWAKNGGFHFKQTDWDDYKSTVLRRKGPNGTLLSGATPSTNLGGGSVYKDVADDDGTTVVTETTYLSGITAGASDIVARQKREEKRKDKHRRKQQRESKEKEKEKKKAKQQKGRHVGDNGVTDEMAEKEARDHLRSYRHERPARVGGLNKESEGSTWDGSTNPTESTASTELLSNRQTTPTTTPTKKTAPIRKVYSTADRNTAREAERIRSEARRLREESRNRTTARRDFSYNRESAASESLLESAAAGSSDLGTKSYHHPMPELRERERERSGRDREREREERRARRGGYRRGRGDDDL, encoded by the coding sequence ATGGCGCCCACCATCGCCCACGCTCTCCGGAGCATCATTGCCAGTGGGCCGACTGCTGGCAGTCtcggcggagaagacggtcccctggccgaggccagcagGCTCCTGCTCGCGCGGTCGGCTAAGGAGTCGACGGACCCTTCACACGGCGTGCTCGACCCGCACGATATCAGCAACGTGGGCTTCTTCGTGCTCTTCGCACTCATCGGCGTGGGCTTTGTTGCGACGGGCATCTGGTTTTTCTTCTGGGCCAAGAACGGTGGATTCCACTTCAAGCAGACGGATTGGGACGACTACAAATCGACAGTGCTGCGGCGCAAGGGCCCCAACGGAACGCTGCTCTCGGGGGCAACGCCATCGACGaacctgggcggcggcagcgtgtACAAggacgtggccgacgacgacggcaccacgGTGGTGACGGAGACGACGTACCTGAGCGGCATCACGGCGGGGGCGAGCGACATTGTAGCACGTCAGAAGCGcgaggagaagcgcaaggacAAGCACAGAcgcaagcagcagcgcgagtccaaggagaaggagaaggagaagaagaaggcgaagCAGCAGAAGGGGCGGCACGTGGGGGACAACGGGGTGACGGACGAGATGGCAGAGAAGGAGGCACGCGACCACCTGCGCAGCTACCGGCAcgagcggccggcgcgggtAGGCGGGCTCAACAAGGAGTCGGAAGGCTCGACGTGGGACGGGTCGACAAACCCAACCGagtcgacggcatcgacggagCTGCTGTCGAACcggcagacgacgccgaccacgacgccgaccaagaagacggcgccgatCCGCAAGGTGTACTCGACGGCGGACCGCAacacggcgcgcgaggcggagcggATTCGCAGCGAGGCCcggcgcctgcgcgaggagagCCGCAACCGCACGACGGCACGCCGCGACTTTAGCTACAATCGCGagagcgccgcgagcgaaAGCCTGCTcgagtcggcggcagcgggaagCAGCGACCTAGGCACCAAGAGTTACCACCACCCGATGCCAgagctgcgcgagcgggAGCGAGAGCGGAGCGGCAGggacagagagagggagagggaggagcgccgggcgagacggggcgGATatcggcgcggccgaggcgatgatgacTTGTAG